One window of the Pyrus communis chromosome 17, drPyrComm1.1, whole genome shotgun sequence genome contains the following:
- the LOC137722853 gene encoding superoxide dismutase [Cu-Zn] translates to MVKGVAVLGSSEGVKGTISFVQEGDGPTTVTGSVSGLKPGLHGFHVHALGDTTNGCMSTGPHFNPAGKEHGAPEDEVRHAGDLGNITAGDDGTVTFTIVDKQIPLTGPHSIIGRAVVVHSDPDDLGKGGHELSKSTGNAGGRVACGIIGLQG, encoded by the exons ATGGTGAAGGGTGTTGCTGTTCTCGGCTCCAGTGAGGGCGTTAAGGGAACCATCAGCTTTGTCCAGGAGGGAGATG GCCCAACTACTGTGACTGGAAGTGTCTCTGGCCTCAAGCCTGGACTTCATGGTTTCCATGTCCATGCTCTTGGAGACACAACAAACGGTTGCATGTCAACTG GGCCACACTTCAATCCTGCTGGAAAAGAGCATGGTGCCCCTGAAGATGAGGTTCGCCATGCTGGCGATCTTGGAAACATCACTGCTGGGGACGATG GAACCGTAACCTTCACGATTGTTGATAAGCAG ATTCCTCTCACTGGACCACACTCTATCATTGGTAGGGCAGTTGTTGTCCACTCAGACCCTGATGACCTTGGCAAGG GTGGACATGAGCTTAGCAAATCCACAGGAAATGCTGGTGGCAGGGTGGCTTGCG GTATTATTGGTCTGCAAGGATGA